A genomic region of Bactrocera dorsalis isolate Fly_Bdor chromosome 3, ASM2337382v1, whole genome shotgun sequence contains the following coding sequences:
- the LOC105233127 gene encoding general transcriptional corepressor trfA encodes MSDTLSRVKLQLRPVNGSVLNGNGDDKSPPSPATKLLINHGKPNYTIQRSPKAQQNGGANPLNNELQNNNRNNYYPYKSAGVKGTTGVFTNGTGIKTNGATNNNNNNNNNSSSNSSQNGDELIIQSTKFNGVFKPANVQRLESTDEADNPVVLRRVPKPEATPAPAENGNDENVPEFILRQRRIQERLAKENILDFENRRSGYFTHVVISPSSPNRQSLVETMSSPPIVPSLEIPPPAKEAREASIAEENNAEVSAAVNDETPAHEESVAVATSAQVEEEEVAKAIEEVNKAVAGEVDDEKPEEQAVEETVAVAADIKVDAEEQAVAEHKIEEQQSVTQEESKPEVEEQQSVAQEESKIEVVQAEEPKVEELQTPVVTIAVTSAPSVAEEEPKELSAEATVAPTADLPAEPQKEAEVAEPAEVAVVTTSAVESVEVPKENGVATAAETPKTNGHAEEDVTISHTNGVANGLTNGHATPSLPTPDPSGALGVNYEPKTVVSFSKDLDAPNKYPDTVKVTKTAEDNGDKKTAADPATEELKELAKLKFDIKADENDVQVTPVLRTD; translated from the coding sequence ATGTCGGACACATTGAGTCGAGTTAAGCTACAATTGCGCCCAGTCAACGGCAGCGTTCTCAACGGTAATGGCGATGATAAGTCACCACCTTCACCGGCCACAAAACTACTGATCAATCACGGTAAACCGAACTATACCATACAGCGTTCACCGAAGGCACAACAAAATGGCGGCGCCAATCcgttaaataatgaattacaAAATAACAACCGCAACAATTACTATCCATACAAAAGTGCCGGTGTTAAGGGCACCACGGGTGTCTTCACCAATGGCACTGGCATAAAAACTAATGGCGccacgaacaacaacaataataataacaacaacagcagcagtaatAGCAGTCAGAATGGCGATGAATTGATCATACAGAGCACCAAATTCAATGGTGTCTTCAAGCCCGCCAACGTACAGCGGTTGGAGAGTACTGATGAAGCTGATAACCCAGTTGTGCTGAGGCGTGTACCAAAGCCGGAAGCAACGCCAGCACCGGCTGAGAATGGCAATGATGAAAATGTGCCCGAGTTTATACTACGTCAGCGTCGTATACAAGAGCGTTTAGCTAAGGAGAACATTCTGGATTTTGAAAATCGGCGCAGCGGCTACTTTACACACGTTGTCATATCGCCATCTTCGCCGAATCGCCAGTCTTTGGTCGAGACCATGTCTAGTCCACCGATTGTGCCATCTTTGGAGATACCGCCGCCCGCAAAGGAGGCGAGAGAGGCATCCATAGCTGAGGAGAATAATGCTGAAGTAAGTGCCGCCGTCAATGATGAGACACCAGCACATGAAGAAAGCGTTGCAGTGGCTACCAGTGCACaggtagaagaagaagaagtggccAAGGCAATTGAAGAGGTTAACAAAGCGGTGGCTGGCGAAGTGGACGATGAAAAACCAGAAGAGCAGGCAGTTGAAGAAACAGTTGCAGTCGCAGCTGACATTAAAGTGGATGCTGAAGAGCAAGCCGTTGCGGAGCACAAAATTGAAGAACAGCAGAGTGTGACACAGGAGGAGAGCAAACCTGAAGTTGAAGAACAGCAGAGTGTAGCACAGGAGGAGAGCAAAATTGAAGTGGTACAGGCTGAGGAACCAAAAGTCGAAGAACTACAAACGCCTGTTGTAACTATTGCAGTAACGAGCGCACCTTCAGTTGCAGAAGAAGAGCCAAAAGAGTTGTCCGCTGAAGCAACAGTAGCACCGACAGCTGATTTGCCAGCTGAGCCACAGAAAGAAGCTGAGGTAGCGGAACCTGCCGAAGTTGCTGTAGTAACAACAAGCGCAGTCGAGTCAGTCGAGGTACCCAAAGAAAACGGCGTTGCTACTGCAGCCGAAACACCAAAAACGAATGGCCACGCTGAGGAAGATGTCaccatttcacatacaaatgGCGTCGCTAACGGCTTAACTAATGGACATGCCACACCCAGTCTGCCCACACCCGATCCCAGTGGTGCTTTGGGTGTTAACTACGAACCAAAGACAGTGGTTTCCTTTTCAAAGGATTTAGATGCACCAAACAAGTATCCCGATACAGTTAAGGTCACGAAAACAGCGGAAGATAATGGCGACAAGAAAACAGCTGCGGACCCGGCTACCGAAGAGCTAAAGGAGTTGGCGAAATTGAAATTCGATATTAAAGCCGACGAGAACGATGTACAAGTGACGCCCGTATTGCGAACCGACTAG